In Marmota flaviventris isolate mMarFla1 chromosome 19, mMarFla1.hap1, whole genome shotgun sequence, the DNA window CTACTTTTGTACAAAAAGTTTTATAGGAACAGTCCCAATTACATATTGCCCACGGCTGCTTTTGCAGGACAGCTGAGTACTTAAGGTGGAAAGAATAAAACTTGGTCTATACAGGGTGTTTGCTAATACCTTACTTAAAGCCACAGCGATAATCCAGGTTTTATGCTCAGTTTATCAGATATGATTAACTCCTGAGAAAATGAATAAAGCTAAAACTACAATATATCCTTGCTTGTTATCCTCTAAAATCTTGTCCTTTTGATTACATGATCACTTCTAATAGTTGTTCAACAGATGCTCACTCTAAAACACACTTCTGTTTATTTCAAAACACTGTCTATATTAGTAGTATGCAACAATAGTaagaataacaataacaataataaaacctTTGATAAACAccaaatttaatttccttttcagtgtTGATTGGCTTTTTCAATCATATGAGTGAACTCTAGTACCACACTGCCAGGTTTCAATCTTGGCACTGTTATTTCAAttaaattacattaattaaaGTTGTTGTCTCCCTGTGCCTTACTTTTTCCTTAactgaaaatgaagataaaaatagattCTCCCTTATGTGGGGAAGCTGTGGTGATCCAATGAGCAACCGCACAGCATTCAGAAAAGTGCCAGGCACAGTAATTATCAgccatcatcattgtcatcaaaCACAACCTAATTTACCTTTAACTCTCTTCTTACCATGAATAATGGCTTTTTCATTCTGCTGCCTGCCCAAGGTGACTTCTTCATTGGATCTGTTAACACCCAATGTGCTGAAAATTGGCCAAATCAGTTCACTATGACCTAGTGCTGGGGTGCAGActgatttcctttttcctctgtgtcttctaccAGATGGCTGCACAAGAGCCCTCCTAGAACAGAGGTTATCTTCGGCAGACCCAGGGGGAGAGCTGATGTGAGCTGGAGAGAGAAGCTCCTGAGGAGGACTTCTTGAGATTGCTTGTCCTGTGCACGTGTCCAAAATCTCATTTTCACTCTGGGCACTATTTTCATTGGAAGGGTTTAAATTTTTAGGTGCttccttacttttatttttaagcccCTTCTTCCTGCCACCCAAGTGATTTTGAATTACAGCTTCCAGGGCTACTTTCTTCTGGCAATCGGACATGCGACGTGTTGTTCTAACATAGTATTCCGCTGGAAACAAAAGGCCTTCAAGCACTGTGCAagaatgtatttgattttctgtAGAAACAGAAGGGACTGCTTCCGGGCTAAGACTCTTAGATTGACTTAGAACCTCATTTTCttgaacattttcatttctatcaTTAAAAGCATTAATGGGAGATTCCTTGGtgtgattttgttcttttaagtttTGCTTTATCTTTGCTGATAAGTTATTATAAGGGAGTTCACTTGCAGAACATGAATTATCTGCCTCTAATGCAGGACTTCTAGGCAGCTGGCCAGTGGTGCCTGCAGCTTTATTTACTACTGTGCTATCTGGAGAGACAGTCATTTGGTGGCCTTGTACCTCCGGGTTTATGGGTGAAGTAAGGCTAATGTTTTTAAACCCCTGAGTAATGAGTTCACAATTACCTTTAGGAGGTATATGTTCAAGGTACTCATGATTACTGTTATCTGGTATAGTCTGCAAAGGATCTTCAGTGTTACTGgagaaattatttcctttaaatggGGTATCAACTCTTTCTGATTTGGCAGTTGATGGAATTAATATATTCTCTCCATCAATTTCTACAAGTGGTGCTGGAGAATCTGGAATTTCAGACTTACAACTTGAAAGGGAGGGTATTTCAGTTACTGGTGACCTAGGATTTTTGCTACCGATTGCTTCCTGTTTCTTTAGTCTTTTTCCAGAGAGTATGAGTGAATCAGTGTCAAAGAAACATTCGCCCTCCTGTGAGACATGTGCTCTCTTTGGCTGCCTCTTTCTTCTCCCTGGAAGCTTACTCTGCCTTTTCTCACTACCAGGGCCATTTGCCCTGAAGGGACAATGTTCTTGGATGTCAACCATTCCTGAAATACGTAATTGTTCTTCTGGGCCATCTTCAGGGTTAAAAGACTCAGGCTCAGCAGCAAGTGTTATAggtgtcttttctccagtgttgCCATCCAGACGGGCATTGATTTGTAACTCCGTATAAGGAGATCCTTCATTTTTAGGTTCTAAggggaaaaatatatacaaatattattttccttttaaaatgaaacaatataaTTATACTGAAAAGgtgctttttaaaatggaaagattttttctttatcacaattatgttttctcttaatttaaaaaaaattctattaatttcttttggtgctggggactgaacccagggcctcatgcaggcaCCAGCTGAGCAAtgcccccagcccctcacctgttttgtgtgcatgtacttatttattgtgaatactagggattgaaacaaGGACCTtaacacatattaggcaagtgtttCATCACTGACATATATTCCCAACCCTtctttttcatacatttaattgAGACAGAGTTTAACTAAATTGTCtgggctagcctcaaacttgtgatccacctgcctcaactGTCCAAGGAGCAgcaattacaggcatatgccaccagaCCTggcatcttcttttctttttctcaagtaATTTTAACATCACTTTCTCATTTCAAAAGCCCCTAATTTTACGATTAAAAATTACTTGAATTCTGACACCAAAAATGACTAGTTTTTTAGAGTACTTTTAATCTAGACTTTTTTCTCTATGCACATGTACATATATCTTTTTACAAAATCATCTTTATGTTAAACAATATGaaatgtgagggggaaaaaagagcaaTTAAATAAACAACTATATGTATAGTTTTTTGCTCACAGAATGGGAAACAATACTAGCAAATCATATCTGATAAGAACTTAGGCAGAACCCCTACAGCTCAACAACACAAAGTcaacctagggctggggatgtagctcagttggtagaacaTTCACATAGCATACATAAGACTCcaagtttaatcctcagcaccacaaataacaTAACTTaattaaaggtattaaaaaaataaaatgaacaaagaacttGAATAGACATGCTCCTAAAGAAGATATACATATCACTATAAACACATGGAAAGATGTCTAACATCATTGTCACTAAGAATTCTGTacctaataataaaatatatatataaacttatacaTGGATATTTATTGcagaattattcataatagtcaaaagtGGTAACAACCCAAATATTCActaactgatgaatggataaacaaattgtacATATTCAGTGGAATACTAATCAGCTGTTAAAGGAACAAATTATTGACAGAAGCAAGGATAagtgtatggatggatggatgcacaCTGAAAACATTACGTAAAAGAAGCCAGATATAAAATCCCACATATCagggctgggtctgtggctcagtggtagaaatgcatgcatgaggcactgggttcgatcctcagcaccacataaaaataaaataaagatactgggtccacttacaacttaaaaaataaatattaaagaaaaaaaatcccacatattgtaaaaattccatttccatggaatttcTGGGGTAGGCAAATTCAGAGACAGAAGTAGATTAGTTCCCAGGGATTGGGACTAGGAAGGAGTAGGGAGGGCTGTCAAtgggtacagggtttctttttggGGTTATGAAAATGTTCTTGACTTAAGTGATTACAGTTTTCACAGTATTTGTGGATATGTAAAGAACCACTGATTTGTACAATTAaaagacactctaccactgaagtacactCCACCTTGCCTAGCAAATGCAAGGAggatctgggtttgatccctagcaaaaaaaaaaaaaaaaaaaagttaagttttattaaaaaaaaaacatccttctAATATTTAAACGTGAAATTGGTTTCTCAACAttgaggagggaaagaaaactaaataaacatttcaacTCAAATATAGTTTATTGCTTGAATTTTATGGTAAAATGTATTGCTTCTTATCTGCTGGCTGTGGAAAAGGATAGCTTAATGTTCCTGGAGAATTATAGTAAAACAAGTATAAATAAGTAGGCTGGATTTACCTGAGTGGTTTAGCTGTGATGAGATTTCCTGCTGGATCGAGCAATCCTGTTCTGCTGTTTTCTTAACAGAATTCTTAACCTTCTCAGCTCTTTGGGCACGCTGGAGAAAACAAAAGCAGCTCAAGAAATACCTTCTTTTTAATACTTCATTACCGTCGAGAActgttttgatatattttgtacCACACCTTTATCTGAGAGAATACGATTCACCTACCTGAAGGCGGGCCAGTGTCTTGCTGTATTCCCTTTTCAAGAATGCTAATTTTTCCTTcaactggaagaagaaaaaacaccAACAATGCTGAGCAGTGGAAAGGTAGAGACACAGAGCCTATCAGACAGGGGTCAGCGGTGCTCAGTGGGGTTTCTCAGCCAGAAGCAGGGAGGGAGTGGGTCTGGCCCACATAAATCTACTCTTAGCTCTCAAAAGCACCAAGCTCTTTACTCTTAGAATCTTTGCACAAACTGTTCCTTTCACCCAGAGCATGTCCCCCTTTTGCCAATTCATCCTAATTCCTTTAAGCCTTAGCTTAGATTTTTACTTTCCTGGGATAGATTAGGCACTCCATTCCTCTCTGTGCTACCCTTATCACAGTATTTACAGTACTCCAAATACAGATTAGGCACTCCATTCCTCTCTGTGCTACCCTTATCACAGTATTTACAGTACCAACTAACTATGTTGTCTTTTTAATTCTGATTCTTTTCTCCCCATTCCCATGAGATTCTTGAAAGTGGCAGGAGCTGTCACCCTATAGTCATTCAACAATCATTCTCTTGTCTGCTAATGGTCCAGGTGTCTCTAGCACCTGGAATATAACTGATACCCACTAGTATCAGTTTTTGATCCAAGTGCTAGAGATAGAGTGGTCAATGCAATTTACACCCAGTGAAGGGTACAGATAATATACAAGAAAACCGATAAGATTTCACATGGTAATAAGTACCTAGATAAACTGGGTGATAAAAATGGTTAGGGAGGCATTACTGAGGAACACCATTTCAACTAATTGACTTGCCCTGATGGAGGAAGTTAGCTTTGGGAAGATCAAGGGGACAGATATTCTGGACAGCAAGAACCACAAATGTGAAAGCTGCATAGTGGGATGGGATAAGTTAATTGAGGAGCACATAGAATGCAGAATTCCCAGGCAGGCACACAGTAGATATTCAACAGAGatgcattaaataaaaaaaataatgaattgggCTGAGTCAAATTATGATTCTCTAAAAATCTGGGTTCTCTTTGTCTATCTGGCTTTGGTGGTTCAAAGGATTCTGAGCTGCAAAGCCACATgtcttttttctgctttctagGAATCTTAGAAGCACTCATCCTTCCAAGATCATGTAGTTTATAAATGGCACCATTTAAACTTAAGTAGCAGGGCTCTAGTTGATGCACTTAGCTCTCTATGCTACCCTGCTTTGCAACAACCTTATCAAGTGCTGGGAGTTATCTTGTTTACTTGTAAATTATCTTTTCACCTCCACAAGAGGGTAAGAAAACTGATGGGTGATGTGAATGAGTTTAGTACACTTCTAGCACAGTTAGCACGAGATGCAATCAAGTTAACAGCAGCACAAGAACCTGGAAACAAGCTAGAAGCCTCTAAGCagattaatatttaaagaaacaagGTCACTTCCAAACTACACCATCctcacagaactttttttttttttttaaataaggtaagtgaggggctgagattgtagcgcagtggtagagcacttgcctagcacgtgtgaggccctgggttcgatccccagcaccatgtaaaactaaataaacaaaataaatgcattgtgtccatctataactgaattttttttttttaaataaggtaaGTGAACATGTCCTAACATGGatattaaaaatgggcaaaaacaGAACTTGCAGAACCATTCAGATCATGCACTTATGAACATTCTCCTCCTTAATAAGTACATATGACTTTTTGGTGGCTcctaccaccacacacacacacacagatctgGATGTACACAGGCGTGGGGTGGAGGAAGTCCAGATTCCGTGTGCGCgcagggaggaggaaggatgtCCAGGGGGACTCAAGCTTTATCCCCGAAGCTCTGCACTTTGTATTTATGCATTGCTACTGTAATGAAAATTTATCTTGTTTAAACGCCACCACGTGAGCACAAAGCGCCGGCCCTCCACACTCTCACTTCCGGTGCCCCCGCAACCCTAACAGAAGGGTAGGTCGGGGGGAGGCTGCTGCCTCGGACAGGGGAGGAAACCAGACCAGGCCGAAAGTCCTAGGCAGCGGGTCAGAGTCCCGCATCAGCCCTCCCCACGCCCGTGGCACCTTTTCCTTCTCCGCACAGCTGAGGGGCTTCCCGGGAGGCTCTTCCATTGAGCTGGAGGCCGAGCGAAAACAGCAGCCCCGGCTCTGCGGACGCGGGGACCCAGTTGGACCTAGGTCCAGGAGGCACCCCGGGAAGGAATAGGGAGCCGGGATCCCCTCAGCGCGCGATCAGCTGGCCCACGCGAGCTCAGCGCGCGCCCTCAATTCCGGCCAATAAAAATACACCGCTCGGCCTGCGCATGCGCAACCCGGGATTGCCGAGCAACAGCGCGGGGTCGTCTAGAGGAGAGCCGAGCTGTGGATGAGACCCGAGTCCCCAGGAGAGCGGAAGTGGAGGAGCAGCCGGAAGTAGCCGGAATCTCCGACTGACCGACTGGCTTTGACGCGCTCCGGAGGTGCCCAGAGGCGGTGGCCGCCATGGAGTTGGGCGAGCTTCTCTACAACAAGTCCGAGTACATCGAGACGGTACGCTGTTCGGACATCTGCCCTCCGCTTCCTAAGACTGGGTCCCTTTGAGGCCTGGCGGGCAGTCGCATCCTATCCCTGCCCCACCCACCCTGGGTCTCTTTGGCAGTTCGTCACTTATTACCTAGTGTCGCTTCGGGTGTCATCTGATTCTGTTATTTAGTCTGTGCATGGCGGGTTTGGGCTGTGTGCATTGATTCTATTCTTTATGGTCAACACATGATATATCTTTGAAATGCTGGTGACAGAGCAAGTGACCATGTGActgttattttggttttctttgccTTCTCGTAGCTCTATGAAAATGGCAAAGTCGTTATCCTCATTATAGGATTCTAAAACTGAAGTATGAAATTGGGACTCGAATCCTCCTTTCTGTCTGATGTCACTAAGCTACAGAAGTACAGATTATTGATCCATTCGCTGAATCTTTAGGTAGCTAACCCATGCTAGCTTTTTTGGTACCCTGAATTCATTCCATTTTAGACTGCACTCCATACTGTGCAATGTGAGCCTTTTCccttcttgctttcttttattgttgagacAGGGGTcacactatattgcccaggctggtccagGACTCCTCaattcaagcaatcctcctgcctcagtctcccaagtatcAGGGACTATAGGCACAGGTCACCCTGCTCCACTCCAGTGAGTTTACTTAATGGAATCTGTAAGCCCAGAAAccctctcagtttcctcactcTGGGTGGTCTGGTTTTGTTTGGTACCGTGTACTGAACCTTGCCGATGgtcttcatcactgagctacacacctaaTCCTCCCCCCTTTTTGACACAGCTAAGCTGGCCTGGAATTTtcagtcctccttcctcaacctcttgggtgtctgggattacagatttaaGCTATTGCAGCTGGCTTACCCcattttatgtttccttttaGGCATCTGGGAACAAAGTTAGTCGCCAGTCAGTGTTGTGTGGAAGCCAGAACATCGTTCTCAATGGCAAGGTAAGGGACAAAGCCTGCTCCAGGATGTATACCTTTGCTTTGTTTCCACTGATTATCATGTTAGCAAGATAGATGAAATGTTGCAACATCTCCTATTTATTGTTGTACATTTtcagttctctttttttctccagatttttttaaatatatgtatattttttgtttgtagatggaatttatttttatgtggtgctgaggattgaacccagtgccccacatgagaagtgaacactctaccactgagctgcaacctcaGCCCCCAGATTTGACTTTATTGAATGCAAAAAAGTTTCAGTAAAAGAAAGCAGCAGaaaaccctttttcttttatgCCAGAAAATAATACAGTGGTACTCAGAATCAAAATTATTGTACAATATTGTAGTGTGCCCTAAACCACTGGACACAAAACATAAATAggcaataaaacattttaaggtaGAAACTAAAGTAAAACTTGCCAAATTATCTGATTAACAATAATTAATAGTTGAATGTTaactgaaacataaaattaatgtttttttttttagaatttttttttttaatatttattttttagttttctggtggacacaacatctttgtttgtatgtggtgctgaggatcgaacccaggctgctcgcatgccaggcgagcacgctaccgcttgagccacatccccagccccaaaattaatgtttttaatgtcTGTGAAATGCTGGCGACAGAGCAAGTGACCATGTTActtgctgtttcaaaataaaaagggctcacctcacacgtgcgaggccctgggttcaatcctcagcaccacataaaaattaaaaaaaaaatgtatatatgaaaaagaatatactctttaaaaagttaatgtgagaaataggaaagatgttaaaatatgagaaaaatgcaAAGTAGAATCTGAAAGTCTTGTAATCTAAATAGATTGAATTAGCAAAGGGATTAGTATAAACCTAGGAAGAGTATTACAACATTTCAAAACCAGAGAAAATACCAGAAGATACATTGAAGCTTCACAGACTCTAAAGTCCATAGTTAATTTCTTGTCATCTGAGACACACAGacttttgctgtttttatttttttcatactggaaattgaacccggGGATGCAGTTTTACcactggccacatccccagccctttttattttgaaacatggtctttAGAAACAGTTGCTttgggcttcactaaattgctgaggctggtcttgaacttgcaatctttctacctcagcctgctaagtcactgggattacagccattgTGCCCCTCATGAGCCACACAGTATTGAAATTTACTTCCCTTTAAATGTTGCATCTGTAActtctagagggaaaaaaagttgAGAATATAAGCTTAACTATAACTAAGAAATCACAAGTATGTTCAGTAGAAACACAATCTCCATTAAACCCACTATATTATGAgatttaatggaaaataaatagaGTTTAGTAATTCCTGCTTAGACATACTGTTCCTGCAGAGAATTAGAAAATTCAGCTCACTCCCTCTGACTCATTAGCAAATGTGTGAAGGTTTTTTGGAAATCTCTAAGCTAATTCTGAAGCATTTTCTGTTACTGTAGGgaagaattattttcttgtgatgaaacagatattaaaaaatagcCATCctaactatttttattatttatttattttgctatgctgggaatcaaaaccagggcctcatgcatgctagtcaagtactctaccactgagcttaacTACCTTTCACCCTTagccccattttatttatttttaagtatataattaatgaatataattaattctatttatgaTGTTGTATAATCCCATCATCATTAtctatttccaaaacttttttttatcatcCAAGATAGAAACTCTGCACCCTTTAAGGACTAACTCCCCATTCATCCCACTCCACAGTCTTTGGTAACCTCAGTATACTctatctactttctttcttttttttttttttaatgcgggGATTGAACGGAGTCTCACATATGCTAAACATGAGGTGTACTACTGAACTGTTGCCCCCTAGCCACTTAATCTACtttttgtctctaagaatttgcCTGTTCTAGATAATTCATATGATAGAATCCTTTtggactggattatttcacttagcataatcttttcAAGGTTTATCTATGTTGTATCACCTCAGAATCTTTTCCCTTTTCatatctgaataatattcctttgagtgtatattccacattttgtttatccatttgtctgtggGTGACACTGGGTTGTTTCTcccttttggctgttgtgaataatgctgcagtaaACATTGGTGTACAAGTATCTGTTTGAGACCTAGCTTCAGCTGTTTGGGGTGTGTATCTAGGAGAGGAATTGCAAGGTCAAggggtaattctatgtttaattttttgagaaattccTTAACTGCTTTTCACAGTGGCTGTACCATCTTACATTCCTCCCACCAGTGTACAGGATTCTGATTTCTCCATGTCCTCACCAGCActattattttctggtttttgaATGATAGCCATTCCATTGGGTAGGAGGTaatatctcattttggttttgtgtttccCTTATGATTACTGATGTTGAACGTATTTTCATGTGCtcattggccatttatattttttttagggAAAAGTCTGTTCGgtcctttgctcatttaaaaaattgtgttgttggggctggggttgtggctcagtagtagagtgctcgtctagcatgtgtgaggccctgggttcaatcttgcaccaaataaaaataagtaaataaaataaaggtattgtgtccaactacttctaaaaaaacaaatagttaaaaaaaatttgtcttgttttttttgttgttgaattgtaggagttttctttatatttgtgtCCTTGACAATGTCCTTTGATAAaagtcttaacattttttttttctttttggtgggggggagtagtggggattgaactcaaaggtactgaaccacatcccccgcactttttttttttttggtgctagggattgaacccagggccttgtgtatgcaaggcaagcactctaccaactgagctatatccccagccccttttttgttttgagacagggtctcactaatttactgtggaccttgttaagttgctgaggctggcctcaaacttatgattctcctgcctcagcctcccaggaagtggggattataggcatgtgccaccatacccagctaacagtttttaattttggtaaagTCCAGtttatctactttttctttttgtttttggtgtcatatttaaGAATCCATTGCCAAATCTAGAGCATGAAGTTTTACtgttgttttcttctaagagattTATAGTTTTATCACAACTGGttgtccattttgagttaatttttgtgtagaGTATAAGGTTTGGGGAGGTCCAgcttaattcttttggatatagaaATACAGTTGTCTCAGCCCATTGGTTGAAGACActattcttttcttattcaaaGGTCTTGGCACtcttttgggtgtgtgtgtggtactggggactgaacctagtgtgctctaccactgagctacattcccgacccttattttgagacagaatctcactaagttataGGTGCTGGACTTAAAtctgcaatctttctgcctcagtctcctgagtctttgggattgcaggcatgggccactgtaccAGATAGTCTTGGCACTCTTTTAGAAAATCTGTTGGTCATAGAGTTTGAGTTTGTTTCTagatttcttcaattttttgtgGTCAGTCTATATGTCTATTCTTAGTATTACATTGTTTTAGTTACTGTAATCTTGtaataagtttttgtttttaaattttctgtagtatattttaaccAGGAATTAAAAGTCCTCCAACTTGATTGTTTTGGCTATGGAGGtaccctttttgtgtgtgtgtgtgtggtgctgtggatcaaacccaggacccccaggaccttgtgcatgcgagaagcgaggcaagcactctaccaactgagctatatccccagggcccctctttaaaaaaaaaaaaaaaaaaaagatattttatttggtaatttttttttgccatacaCAAAAGAGTATGTGTGACATCATGTTACAAAACATAAGAATTGCCCAgtatgttaaatttttaatttttaattgtgccTTTAATTCTAGtggcttgggaagttgaggcaggaggattgaaag includes these proteins:
- the Palb2 gene encoding partner and localizer of BRCA2 isoform X3, whose translation is MEEPPGKPLSCAEKEKLKEKLAFLKREYSKTLARLQRAQRAEKVKNSVKKTAEQDCSIQQEISSQLNHSEPKNEGSPYTELQINARLDGNTGEKTPITLAAEPESFNPEDGPEEQLRISGMVDIQEHCPFRANGPGSEKRQSKLPGRRKRQPKRAHVSQEGECFFDTDSLILSGKRLKKQEAIGSKNPRSPVTEIPSLSSCKSEIPDSPAPLVEIDGENILIPSTAKSERVDTPFKGNNFSSNTEDPLQTIPDNSNHEYLEHIPPKGNCELITQGFKNISLTSPINPEVQGHQMTVSPDSTVVNKAAGTTGQLPRSPALEADNSCSASELPYNNLSAKIKQNLKEQNHTKESPINAFNDRNENVQENEVLSQSKSLSPEAVPSVSTENQIHSCTVLEGLLFPAEYYVRTTRRMSDCQKKVALEAVIQNHLGGRKKGLKNKSKEAPKNLNPSNENSAQSENEILDTCTGQAISRSPPQELLSPAHISSPPGSAEDNLCSRRALVQPSGRRHRGKRKSVCTPALGHSELIWPIFSTLGVNRSNEEVTLGRQQNEKAIIHDFQLPEDDFGPLMLEKLKSCSEKLIEPLESKMCRERYLKEDDCVVLEELSPKQIDAEMEDSEEDLIAILRKAHRQIPNLKHQPTNKGLSSSMILFTPLNTSASGDNSTPPVDLCSSALPMLGTTPALGSQVYCEKASAKVIGQTCSTSQLSTPEDTVSLASDSKQYDSSTSSPKLGTSLHVSGRQEQPAHDHDSGLQATPLPTESFTFRENQLCGNRCLELHKHSIEQTKVADLPTCDSLNPGSLQLISKLKVPVLQIVPVPDVCNLVCVALGSLEIREIRALLCSSEDESEKQVLLKSGNIKAVLGLTRRRLVSSSGTLCDQQVEIMTFAEDGRSKEKQFLMPPEETILTFGEVQGMQEALLGTTIMNNIVIWNLKTGQLLKKMHIDDSYQASVCHKAYSEMGLLFVVLSHSCAKEREALGSPVFQLIVINPKTTLNVGMMLYCLPQGQAGRFLEGDVKDHFAAAVLTSGTIAIWDLLLGHCTALLPPISDQNWSFVKWSGTDSHLLAGQKDGNIFIYRYI
- the Palb2 gene encoding partner and localizer of BRCA2 isoform X2, with amino-acid sequence MEEPPGKPLSCAEKEKLKEKLAFLKREYSKTLARLQRAQRAEKVKNSVKKTAEQDCSIQQEISSQLNHSEPKNEGSPYTELQINARLDGNTGEKTPITLAAEPESFNPEDGPEEQLRISGMVDIQEHCPFRANGPGSEKRQSKLPGRRKRQPKRAHVSQEGECFFDTDSLILSGKRLKKQEAIGSKNPRSPVTEIPSLSSCKSEIPDSPAPLVEIDGENILIPSTAKSERVDTPFKGNNFSSNTEDPLQTIPDNSNHEYLEHIPPKGNCELITQGFKNISLTSPINPEVQGHQMTVSPDSTVVNKAAGTTGQLPRSPALEADNSCSASELPYNNLSAKIKQNLKEQNHTKESPINAFNDRNENVQENEVLSQSKSLSPEAVPSVSTENQIHSCTVLEGLLFPAEYYVRTTRRMSDCQKKVALEAVIQNHLGGRKKGLKNKSKEAPKNLNPSNENSAQSENEILDTCTGQAISRSPPQELLSPAHISSPPGSAEDNLCSRRALVQPSGRRHRGKRKSVCTPALGHSELIWPIFSTLGVNRSNEEVTLGRQQNEKAIIHDFQLPEDDFGPLMLEKLKSCSEKLIEPLESKMCRERYLKEDDCVVLEELSPKQIDAEMEDSEEDLIAILRKAHRQIPNLKHQPTNKGLSSSMILFTPLNTSASGDNSTPPVDLCSSALPMLGTTPALGSQVYCEKASAKVIGQTCSTSQLSTPEDTVSLASDSKQYDSSTSSPKLGTSLHVSGRQEQPAHDHDSGLQATPLPTESFTFRENQLCGNRCLELHKHSIEQTKVADLPTCDSLNPGSLQLISKLKNPSGSCSVDVSAMWWERAGFKEPCIITACEYVVSLWRPLDTWQWEKIYTWHFTEVPVLQIVPVPDVCNLVCVALGSLEIREIRALLCSSEDESEKQVLLKSGNIKAVLGLTRRRLVSSSGTLCDQQVEIMTFAEDGRNLKTGQLLKKMHIDDSYQASVCHKAYSEMGLLFVVLSHSCAKEREALGSPVFQLIVINPKTTLNVGMMLYCLPQGQAGRFLEGDVKDHFAAAVLTSGTIAIWDLLLGHCTALLPPISDQNWSFVKWSGTDSHLLAGQKDGNIFIYRYI